In Candidatus Bathyarchaeia archaeon, the following are encoded in one genomic region:
- a CDS encoding DASS family sodium-coupled anion symporter, producing the protein MKFSSLSKRLLKIAVVSVVVVVAYFAASGLSTGMQLAFVVFVMAASLWITTAIPLAATSLLIAVSQPLLGIQSFEAALRPFFDPIVVLLLGGFLLALAIEKHDLDEVFAQRIVARFSVDLKMVTLGLMVSTAFLSMWISNTASTAIMMTLALRLTADVKDERGNASKIMVLGIAYSATVGGLATLIGTPSNALAAAMLRKTVGYNLSFFEWFLYGLPLTAILVIVIWLLLFKIFPTDVKELPKVETQSKKLTKQQKITFALFMFAVVLWVTGQLPEPLVELTGWSGHGLSSGIVAAVVAVALFLTGLLDENDLPKVSWNTLLLFGGGLSLGSALEVSGLTGWIGQGITQATGGGGISAIFLLAFSALGFSIVASNTASSSVFIPIAISVGLASGMSPVVLAVLVAICSSLDFMLPVGTPPNAIAYSTGRVKMQEMVKAGVLLDILSALITIFLALFLWSFLV; encoded by the coding sequence ATGAAATTTTCGTCGTTGAGTAAGCGACTGTTGAAGATTGCTGTTGTGTCTGTTGTTGTGGTTGTTGCTTACTTTGCGGCTAGCGGGTTAAGCACAGGTATGCAGTTAGCCTTTGTTGTTTTTGTTATGGCTGCTTCGCTTTGGATTACTACTGCTATTCCATTGGCTGCGACGTCGCTTTTGATTGCGGTTTCTCAGCCGTTGCTTGGTATTCAATCGTTTGAGGCTGCGCTTAGACCTTTTTTTGACCCGATTGTGGTTCTTCTTTTGGGCGGTTTTCTCCTTGCGTTAGCCATAGAAAAACATGATTTGGATGAGGTTTTCGCTCAGAGAATCGTAGCGCGTTTTAGTGTGGATTTGAAGATGGTTACTTTGGGGCTTATGGTTTCCACGGCTTTTCTTTCTATGTGGATAAGTAACACTGCGAGCACGGCGATTATGATGACGCTTGCGTTGCGTTTAACTGCAGATGTTAAAGACGAGAGGGGGAATGCTTCGAAAATTATGGTTTTGGGAATAGCTTACTCTGCTACTGTCGGGGGGTTAGCGACGTTGATCGGGACGCCTTCTAACGCGTTGGCTGCTGCGATGCTGAGAAAGACTGTTGGGTATAATCTTTCATTTTTCGAGTGGTTCCTTTATGGTTTGCCTTTAACTGCTATTTTAGTCATTGTGATATGGTTGCTCTTGTTCAAGATTTTTCCTACAGACGTTAAAGAGCTTCCGAAGGTGGAAACGCAAAGCAAAAAGTTGACTAAACAGCAAAAAATTACTTTTGCATTGTTTATGTTTGCGGTTGTTTTGTGGGTTACTGGGCAGCTTCCTGAACCCTTAGTTGAGTTGACTGGTTGGAGTGGTCATGGCTTGTCTTCGGGCATTGTTGCAGCTGTTGTTGCTGTCGCGCTTTTTCTAACTGGCTTGTTGGATGAGAATGACTTGCCTAAGGTTAGTTGGAATACTCTGCTTCTTTTTGGTGGAGGCTTGAGTCTCGGTTCAGCTTTGGAAGTTTCCGGTCTGACCGGCTGGATTGGTCAAGGCATAACGCAAGCCACTGGTGGTGGCGGTATAAGCGCAATTTTTCTTTTGGCATTTTCTGCCCTGGGCTTTAGCATAGTTGCCAGTAACACTGCAAGCTCCAGCGTTTTCATACCGATTGCGATATCGGTGGGTTTGGCGTCTGGGATGAGTCCTGTTGTGCTTGCGGTGCTTGTTGCTATATGTTCTAGTCTCGATTTTATGCTTCCTGTGGGTACGCCGCCGAATGCGATTGCTTATAGTACTGGGAGGGTTAAGATGCAGGAGATGGTTAAGGCGGGTGTGCTTCTTGACATTTTGAGTGCGTTGATAACCATTTTCTTGGCTCTTTTTCTCTGGAGTTTTCTAGTCTAA
- a CDS encoding thioredoxin family protein translates to MSLIPDEHKEHLKEELNEKLENPVRIVMFTQTVECQFCSQTRQLITEVAALNDKIKVEIYDFVADAEKAKQYGVDKVPALIVMGEKDYGIRFYGLPFGYELATLLEAIINVSRRKTDLSEETKNKLKEVKVPVHIQVFVTLTCPYCPIVASIAHKFAIESDLIRADVVDSGEFPHLAQKYAVMGVPKTVINEKVDFMGPITEDLFAQQVLLAAGQMPEYVR, encoded by the coding sequence ATGAGTCTGATACCCGACGAGCATAAGGAGCATCTTAAAGAAGAACTTAATGAAAAACTGGAGAATCCCGTAAGAATCGTAATGTTTACTCAAACGGTTGAGTGCCAGTTCTGTTCGCAGACGCGGCAACTAATCACTGAGGTTGCGGCTTTAAATGATAAAATTAAGGTTGAAATTTACGATTTTGTGGCTGACGCGGAAAAGGCGAAACAGTATGGCGTTGACAAGGTTCCAGCGTTAATCGTTATGGGCGAGAAAGATTATGGAATCCGATTTTACGGGTTGCCCTTCGGCTACGAGTTGGCCACGCTTTTGGAAGCCATAATAAACGTTTCGAGAAGAAAAACGGACCTTTCGGAAGAAACAAAAAACAAGCTTAAGGAAGTTAAAGTGCCTGTGCACATTCAGGTTTTTGTGACTTTGACTTGTCCTTACTGTCCAATAGTTGCAAGCATTGCGCACAAGTTTGCAATTGAAAGTGACTTGATAAGAGCTGACGTGGTTGATTCTGGCGAGTTTCCTCATTTAGCTCAAAAATATGCGGTTATGGGTGTTCCGAAGACTGTCATTAATGAGAAAGTAGATTTTATGGGACCAATTACGGAGGACTTATTCGCACAACAAGTGTTGCTTGCCGCGGGGCAGATGCCTGAATATGTACGTTGA
- a CDS encoding OsmC family protein: MTKLFANAKLVKDYRIDVDDGRNHAICLDLPRDTGTDMGPSALELCIMSHAGCYATIFVLTAKKMRISLKDLEVKVEAVKSEEVGTVTEAKFDITAKGVPENRIQRIHEVTLQNCPVGKLFEKAGVKLSYKVKAIEE; encoded by the coding sequence TTGACTAAACTTTTCGCAAACGCAAAACTCGTTAAAGACTATAGAATAGATGTTGACGACGGCAGAAACCACGCAATATGCCTCGATTTGCCACGAGACACTGGAACTGACATGGGACCATCAGCCTTAGAACTATGCATAATGAGCCACGCAGGTTGCTATGCGACCATTTTTGTCTTAACAGCCAAAAAAATGAGAATCTCTCTGAAAGATTTGGAGGTTAAAGTGGAAGCCGTCAAATCTGAAGAGGTAGGCACAGTTACCGAAGCAAAATTTGACATCACAGCAAAAGGCGTTCCAGAAAACAGAATACAAAGAATACACGAGGTAACTTTGCAAAACTGCCCAGTTGGAAAACTCTTCGAAAAAGCAGGAGTCAAGCTAAGCTACAAGGTAAA